From a region of the Impatiens glandulifera chromosome 4, dImpGla2.1, whole genome shotgun sequence genome:
- the LOC124936910 gene encoding probable BOI-related E3 ubiquitin-protein ligase 3: MAVEPLHLNLINNREFIGQNEGNRTVIGSYGGNHPISGMTIANWNSQPIYVDNNACSNNLLISRKRSRDSISFLGEDISLEIQNHQLEIDQLIAMHAEQMKLYIQERRMIETMRIIETVEQRITKKLKERDEEIAKIGQINWNLQEKVRNLCNENQLWKDLAERNEMTVNVLKSNLEQMMMIHHHHHDQIQEQQQVSFCSSNSINGGFCEEVAGAGDRMCRRCGKEESSVLLLPCRHLCVCSGCESCVNSCPICQCTKNGTVNINLLF; this comes from the exons atgGCGGTTGAGCCTCTCCATCTCAATCTCATCAATAACAG GGAATTCATAGGTCAGAATGAAGGAAATCGAACAGTTATTGGATCATACGGAGGAAATCATCCGATTTCCGGAATGACGATCGCGAATTGGAATTCTCAACCGATCTATGTTGACAACAATGCCTGTAGTAATAATCTACTGATTTCCAGGAAGCGTTCAAGAGATTCAATCTCATTTCTAGGAGAAGATATTTCGTTAGAGATTCAAAATCATCAGTTAGAGATCGATCAATTAATCGCAATGCAC GCGGAGCAAATGAAATTGTATATACAGGAAAGAAGGATGATAGAAACAATGAGAATCATCGAAACTGTAGAACAAAGGATTACGAAGAAACTAAAAGAAAGAGACGAAGAAATAGCAAAAATCGGACAAATCAATTGGAATCTACAAGAGAAGGTGAGAAATCTGTGTAATGAAAATCAGTTATGGAAAGATCTTGCAGAGAGGAATGAGATGACTGTAAATGTTTTGAAAAGTAATTTGGAACAGATGATGATgatccatcatcatcatcatgatcaGATTCAAGAACAACAACAGGTATCGTTCTGTAGTAGTAATAGTATTAATGGAGGTTTTTGTGAAGAAGTCGCCGGCGCCGGAGATAGGATGTGCCGGAGATGTGGAAAGGAGGAGTCGTCGGTGTTGTTGTTACCTTGCCGGCATCTTTGTGTTTGTAGTGGTTGTGAATCTTGTGTTAACAGTTGCCCTATTTGTCAATGTACTAAAAACGGCActgttaatattaatttgttgtttTGA
- the LOC124936023 gene encoding DNA polymerase zeta processivity subunit isoform X1 produces the protein MDRRERQSPQAETARVLVEFLEVAITSIVHLKGIYPPGAYERRRYMNVVVHRARHPELKDYIHSAVNGLRSHILKGLVERVAVVFFNAENIPLERFIFRVSVNQSYGEKVEEADLQFSLRSFLIKLPLSEPLTKPLPMGCRWEITTYFRSLPEASTSEEADLWIPTDMKQWMQPPLITPVKSMSSEPMSLQLYMEHPSLSEPNPQGLSIGNPFVEKYEWFSESFRVKRNEKFQIGMASLPSVLEK, from the exons ATGGATCGTAGAGAAAGACAGTCTCCACAAG CTGAGACTGCTCGTGTTCTTGTGGAATTCTTAGAGGTTGCCATCACTTCCATCGTCCATCTTAAAGGAATTTATCCTCCGG GTGCATATGAGAGGCGGCGATATATGAATGTTGTGGTTCATAGGGCTCGTCATCCAGAACTTAAAGACTACATTCATTCTGCTGTGAATGGTCTCCGTTCTCACATCCTCAAG GGATTGGTGGAAAGAGTGGCAGTAGTATTCTTCAATGCTGAGAATATCCCATTGGAGAGATTCATTTTCAGGGTATCTGTTAACCAGTCTTATGGCGAAAAGGTGGAGGAAGCTGATCTACAGTTCTCTCTCCGTTCATTCTTGATTAAGCTTCCACTATCGGAACCTCTAACGAAACCTCTTCCCATGG GTTGTAGATGGGAGATAACAACTTATTTCCGTTCACTGCCTGAGGCAAGTACAAGCGAGGAAGCTGATTTATGGATTCCAACAGATATGAAACAATGGATGCAACCTCCATTAATTACTCCTGTGAAGTCAATGAGCAGTGAGCCCATGTCCTTACAACTCTATATGGAACATCCAAGTCTTTCTGAACCAAACCCTCAAGGGCTTTCTATAGGAAATCCATTTGTGGAGAAATATGAATGGTTTTCTGAAAGCTTTAGGGTAAAGAGAAATGAAAAGTTTCAGATAGGAATGGCTAGTTTACCTAGTGTGTTGGAGAAGTAA
- the LOC124936023 gene encoding DNA polymerase zeta processivity subunit isoform X2, with the protein MVSVLTSSSKLVFTLYTELENGFLIWQGLVERVAVVFFNAENIPLERFIFRVSVNQSYGEKVEEADLQFSLRSFLIKLPLSEPLTKPLPMGCRWEITTYFRSLPEASTSEEADLWIPTDMKQWMQPPLITPVKSMSSEPMSLQLYMEHPSLSEPNPQGLSIGNPFVEKYEWFSESFRVKRNEKFQIGMASLPSVLEK; encoded by the exons ATGGTCTCCGTTCTCACATCCTCAAG TAAGTTGGTGTTTACCCTTTACACGGAGCTGGAAAATGGTTTTCTGATTTGGCAGGGATTGGTGGAAAGAGTGGCAGTAGTATTCTTCAATGCTGAGAATATCCCATTGGAGAGATTCATTTTCAGGGTATCTGTTAACCAGTCTTATGGCGAAAAGGTGGAGGAAGCTGATCTACAGTTCTCTCTCCGTTCATTCTTGATTAAGCTTCCACTATCGGAACCTCTAACGAAACCTCTTCCCATGG GTTGTAGATGGGAGATAACAACTTATTTCCGTTCACTGCCTGAGGCAAGTACAAGCGAGGAAGCTGATTTATGGATTCCAACAGATATGAAACAATGGATGCAACCTCCATTAATTACTCCTGTGAAGTCAATGAGCAGTGAGCCCATGTCCTTACAACTCTATATGGAACATCCAAGTCTTTCTGAACCAAACCCTCAAGGGCTTTCTATAGGAAATCCATTTGTGGAGAAATATGAATGGTTTTCTGAAAGCTTTAGGGTAAAGAGAAATGAAAAGTTTCAGATAGGAATGGCTAGTTTACCTAGTGTGTTGGAGAAGTAA